Proteins from a genomic interval of Zingiber officinale cultivar Zhangliang chromosome 1B, Zo_v1.1, whole genome shotgun sequence:
- the LOC122051636 gene encoding uncharacterized protein LOC122051636 has product MRRFTAHPRFFSSLKQMEDRLETEAQDEPEPPTLNHPPSPSPIFLDFACPDGKQTSQPPPPDSSDPPLNFLSSLSCPQDEDPKSQPGEDGEESDEIEQLMSLLCLREGQESTGGGESSCHCSGGGFFSKIGGVKEPKCGKERERLYGWIEYYYKEKKESARLAHLLLAKAWCLNRSGRDSLVEIEFPSTIVEFLEQDPPTMKDLWFR; this is encoded by the exons ATGCGACGCTTCACGGCGCACCCTCGCTTCTTCTCCTCTCTCAAACAG ATGGAGGATCGATTGGAAACAGAAGCACAAGACGAACCGGAACCCCCAACCCTAAACCATCCCCCGTCACCGTCGCCCATTTTTCTCGACTTTGCCTGTCCCGATGGAAAACAAACTAGCCAGCCGCCTCCGCCGGACAGCAGCGATCCCCCCCTCAATTTCCTCTCGAGTTTGTCTTGCCCACAAGACGAGGACCCGAAATCGCAGCCCGGCGAGGACGGCGAGGAAAGTGACGAAATCGAGCAGCTGATGTCTTTGTTGTGCCTCCGGGAGGGCCAAGAATCGACCGGCGGAGGAGAGAGCAGTTGCCACTGCAGTGGAGGAGGATTCTTCTCCAAGATCGGTGGCGTGAAGGAGCCCAAGTGCGGCAAGGAGCGGGAGAGGTTGTACGGATGGATCGAGTACtattacaaggaaaagaaagaatcgGCCAGATTGGCTCATCTGCTGCTGGCCAAAGCTTGGTGCTTGAACAGAAGCGGCCGCGACAGTCTTGTAGAGATCGAGTTCCCATCCACAATCGTGGAGTTTCTGGAACAAGATCCACCAACGATGAAAGATCTCTGGTTTAGATGA
- the LOC122051646 gene encoding transcription factor bHLH148-like has product MIASPSSSSSSRGSKKAITKPGFKDQAESKWRTAAQQRIYGRRLIDALRATAPSGPHAVKEASDSALALTARGQSRWSRAILLGRRRRRPSCKFLLKARRGRRQPKPPPPALKQGMAASPEGKKVSDRLRVLGRLVPGCRKLSAPSLLEEAADYMVALEMQVKTMRALAEALSAASLNAAEPGS; this is encoded by the coding sequence ATGATCGCTTCCCcttcctcatcttcctcctccagaGGGTCGAAGAAGGCGATTACGAAGCCTGGATTTAAGGATCAGGCCGAGAGCAAGTGGCGCACCGCCGCGCAGCAGAGGATCTATGGCCGCCGCCTCATTGACGCCCTCCGCGCCACTGCTCCTTCCGGGCCGCATGCTGTCAAGGAGGCCTCCGATTCTGCCCTAGCCCTCACCGCCCGCGGCCAGTCCCGATGGAGCCGCGCTATACTCctcggccgccgccgccgccgcccaaGTTGCAAGTTCCTCCTGAAAGCCCGCCGCGGGCGCAGGCAGCCGAAGCCACCTCCGCCCGCTCTGAAGCAGGGTATGGCAGCCTCCCCCGAAGGGAAGAAGGTGAGTGACCGCCTGCGGGTGCTCGGCCGACTGGTGCCCGGGTGCCGGAAGCTGTCGGCTCCGAGTCTGCTAGAGGAGGCGGCCGACTACATGGTAGCGCTGGAGATGCAGGTGAAGACGATGAGGGCGCTCGCTGAAGCGCTATCCGCGGCGTCGCTGAACGCCGCTGAACCTGGAAGTTGA